The Klebsiella africana sequence GTGCCAAGACCAAATGCAGGGATTGCCATGATTTTCCTCGTTATTTCTTCATTTCAGTTAACGGATGAGATTATGGCTGATGGTGTGGAGGGGAAAAAGAGCGATTAATGCAGAGGATTTTTGCTGAATTAGCAATAATCGAGAACAGATAAAACAAAAAAGCCCTGAGCAAATGCTCAGGGCTCTTAATAAGTGGCGGAACGGACGGGACTCGAACCCGCGACCCCCTGCGTGACAGGCAGGTATTCTAACCGACTGAACTACCGCTCCACCGAATTTCTTCGCTTTATTACCACCGGTTGTCACCCCGGCTTACTGCAATTTGATGCCTGGCAGTTCCCTACTCTCACATGGGGAGACCCCACACTACCATCGGCGCTACGGCGTTTCACTTCTGAGTTCGGCATGGGGTCAGGTGGGACCACCGCGCTAGTGCCGCCAGGCAAATTCTTTGTGCTCGTCCTGTGTCTTTTGCGCTCATACTGCGTTGGCTGCTCTCGCGAGTGTCAGTCACATACTTATGTATGCTCCTTCCATCGTGTCGTTTGCCGCCTTGTCTCAGCGCAAAATCCTTCGGACTCTGAATCAGAGCTGAAAATCTTCTCTCAAATCGCCAAAACATCTTCGGCGTTGTAAGGTTAAGCCTCACGGTTCATTAGTACCGGTTAGCTCAACGCATCGCTGCGCTTACACACCCGGCCTATCAACGTCGTCGTCTTCAACGTTCCTTCAGGAGACTTAAAGTCTCAGGGAGAACTCATCTCGGGGCAAGTTTCGTGCTTAGATGCTTTCAGCACTTATCTCTTCCGCATTTAGCTACCGGGCAGTGCCATTGGCATGACAACCCGAACACCAGTGATGCGTCCACTCCGGTCCTCTCGTACTAGGAGCAGCCCCCCTCAATTCTCCAGCGCCCACGGCAGATAGGGACCGAACTGTCTCACGACGTTCTAAACCCAGCTCGCGTACCACTTTAAATGGCGAACAGCCATACCCTTGGGACCTACTTCAGCCCCAGGATGTGATGAGCCGACATCGAGGTGCCAAACACCGCCGTCGATATGAACTCTTGGGCGGTATCAGCCTGTTATCCCCGGAGTACCTTTTATCCGTTGAGCGATGGCCCTTCCATTCAGAACCACCGGATCACTATGACCTGCTTTCGCACCTGCTCGCGCCGTCACGCTCGCAGTCAAGCTAGCTTATGCCATTGCACTAACCTCCTGATGTCCGACCAGGATTAGCTAACCTTCGTGCTCCTCCGTTACGCTTTGGGAGGAGACCGCCCCAGTCAAACTACCCACCAGACACTGTCCGCAACCCGGATTACGGGTCGACGTTAGAACATCAAACATTAAAGGGTGGTATTTCAAGGTTGGCTCCACGCAGACTGGCGTCCACGCTTCAAAGCCTCCCACCTATCCTACACATCAAGGCTCAATGTTCAGTGTCAAGCTATAGTAAAGGTTCACGGGGTCTTTCCGTCTTGCCGCGGGTACACTGCATCTTCACAGCGAGTTCAATTTCACTGAGTCTCGGGTGGAGACAGCCTGGCCATCATTACGCCATTCGTGCAGGTCGGAACTTACCCGACAAGGAATTTCGCTACCTTAGGACCGTTATAGTTACGGCCGCCGTTTACCGGGGCTTCGATCAAGAGCTTCTCCTTACGGATAACCCCATCAATTAACCTTCCGGCACCGGGCAGGCGTCACACCGTATACGTCCACTTTCGTGTTTGCACAGTGCTGTGTTTTTAATAAACAGTTGCAGCCAGCTGGTATCTTCGACTGGTCTCAGCTCCGTCCGCAGGGACTTCACCTACACACCAGCGTGCCTTCTCCCGAAGTTACGGCACCATTTTGCCTAGTTCCTTCACCCGAGTTCTCTCAAGCGCCTTGGTATTCTCTACCTGACCACCTGTGTCGGTTTGGGGTACGATTTAATGTTACCTGATGCTTAGAGGCTTTTCCTGGAAGCAGGGCATCTGTCACTTCAGTACCGTGGTACCTCGTCATCACACCTCAGCCTTGATTATCCGGATTTGCCTGGATAACCAGCCTACATGCTTAAACCGGGACAACCGTCGCCCGGATGACATAGCCTTCTCCGTCCCCCCTTCGCAGTAACACCAAGTACAGGAATATTAACCTGTTTCCCATCGACTACGCCTTTCGGCCTCGCCTTAGGGGTCGACTCACCCTGCCCCGATTAACGTTGGACAGGAACCCTTGGTCTTCCGGCGAGCGGGCTTTTCACCCGCTTTATCGTTACTTATGTCAGCATTCGCACTTCTGATACCTCCAGCAACCCTCACAGGTCACCTTCGCAGGCTTACAGAACGCTCCCCTACCCAACAACACATAGTGTCGCTGCCGCAGCTTCGGTGCATGGTTTAGCCCCGTTACATCTTCCGCGCAGGCCGACTCGACCAGTGAGCTATTACGCTTTCTTTAAATGATGGCTGCTTCTAAGCCAACATCCTGGCTGTCTGGGCCTTCCCACATCGTTTCCCACTTAACCATGACTTTGGGACCTTAGCTGGCGGTCTGGGTTGTTTCCCTCTTCACGACGGACGTTAGCACCCGCCGTGTGTCTCCCGTGATAACATTCTTCGGTATTCGTAGTTTGCATCGGGTTGGTAAGTCGGGATGACCCCCTAGCCGAAACAGTGCTCTACCCCCGAAGATGAATTCACGAGGCGCTACCTAAATAGCTTTCGGGGAGAACCAGCTATCTCCCGGTTTGATTGGCCTTTCACCCCCAGCCACAAGTCATCCGCTAATTTTTCAACATTAGTCGGTTCGGTCCTCCAGTTAGTGTTACCCAACCTTCAACCTGCCCATGGCTAGATCACCGGGTTTCGGGTCTATACCCTGCAACTTAACGCCCAGTTAAGACTCGGTTTCCCTGCGGCTCCCCTATACGGTTAACCTTGCTACAGAATATAAGTCGCTGACCCATTATACAAAAGGTACGCAGTCACACCCGAAGGTGCTCCCACTGCTTGTACGTACACGGTTTCAGGTTCTTTTTCACTCCCCTCGCCGGGGTTCTTTTCGCCTTTCCCTCACGGTACTGGTTCACTATCGGTCAGTCAGGAGTATTTAGCCTTGGAGGATGGTCCCCCCATATTCAGACAGGATACCACGTGTCCCGCCCTACTCTTCGAGTTCACAACCTGTGCATTTTGGTGTACGGGACTATCACCCTGTACCGTCGGACTTTCCAGACCGTTCCACTAACACACAAGCTGATTCAGACTCTGGGCTGCTCCCCGTTCGCTCGCCGCTACTGGGGGAATCTCGGTTGATTTCTTTTCCTCGGGGTACTTAGATGTTTCAGTTCCCCCGGTTCGCCTCGTTAACCTATGTATTCAGTTAACGATAGTGTGACGAATCACACTGGGTTTCCCCATTCGGACATCGCCGGCTATAACGGTTCATATCACCTTACCGACGCTTTTCGCAGATTAGCACGTCCTTCATCGCCTCTGACTGCCAGGGCATCCACCGTGTACGCTTAGTCGCTTAACCTCACAACCCGAAGATGTTTCGTAAAACATCAACGTGTCGCGAAAATTTGAGAGACTCGAACACACTTAAACAGTGTGTCGTTTCAATTTTCAGCTTGATCCAGATTTTTAAAGAGCAAAACTTCGCAGTGCACCTTTTCAGGTTCACTCTGAAGTTTTCTTGTGTTCGCAGTAAAGATGGTGGAGCTATGCGGGATCGAACCGCAGACCTCCTGCGTGCAAAGCAGGCGCTCTCCCAGCTGAGCTATAGCCCCATCGAATGAATCTCTTTAACCTTAATTCGTTTTCGGGCGCGGCGTGGTGAAGCGAAGCATACTGAAGTATGCGAGCTTTGCCACAACAAAGCACGAGAGCGAATTTGGTAGGCCTGAGTGGACTTGAACCACCGACCTCACCCTTATCAGGGGTGCGCTCTAACCACCTGAGCTACAAGCCTGCAGAGATTACTTACTGCTCTATTTTCATCAGACAATCTGTGTGAGCACTACAAAGGCAGGTTCTTTAAGGTAAGGAGGTGATCCAACCGCAGGTTCCCCTACGGTTACCTTGTTACGACTTCACCCCAGTCATGAATCACAAAGTGGTAAGCGCCCTCCCGAAGGTTAAGCTACCTACTTCTTTTGCAACCCACTCCCATGGTGTGACGGGCGGTGTGTACAAGGCCCGGGAACGTATTCACCGTAGCATTCTGATCTACGATTACTAGCGATTCCGACTTCATGGAGTCGAGTTGCAGACTCCAATCCGGACTACGACATACTTTATGAGGTCCGCTTGCTCTCGCGAGGTCGCTTCTCTTTGTATATGCCATTGTAGCACGTGTGTAGCCCTGGTCGTAAGGGCCATGATGACTTGACGTCATCCCCACCTTCCTCCAGTTTATCACTGGCAGTCTCCTTTGAGTTCCCGGCCGGACCGCTGGCAACAAAGGATAAGGGTTGCGCTCGTTGCGGGACTTAACCCAACATTTCACAACACGAGCTGACGACAGCCATGCAGCACCTGTCTCACAGTTCCCGAAGGCACCAAAGCATCTCTGCTAAGTTCTGTGGATGTCAAGACCAGGTAAGGTTCTTCGCGTTGCATCGAATTAAACCACATGCTCCACCGCTTGTGCGGGCCCCCGTCAATTCATTTGAGTTTTAACCTTGCGGCCGTACTCCCCAGGCGGTCGATTTAACGCGTTAGCTCCGGAAGCCACGCCTCAAGGGCACAACCTCCAAATCGACATCGTTTACGGCGTGGACTACCAGGGTATCTAATCCTGTTTGCTCCCCACGCTTTCGCACCTGAGCGTCAGTCTTTGTCCAGGGGGCCGCCTTCGCCACCGGTATTCCTCCAGATCTCTACGCATTTCACCGCTACACCTGGAATTCTACCCCCCTCTACAAGACTCTAGCCTGCCAGTTTCGAATGCAGTTCCCAGGTTGAGCCCGGGGATTTCACATCCGACTTGACAGACCGCCTGCGTGCGCTTTACGCCCAGTAATTCCGATTAACGCTTGCACCCTCCGTATTACCGCGGCTGCTGGCACGGAGTTAGCCGGTGCTTCTTCTGCGGGTAACGTCAATCAACAAGGTTATTAACCTTATTGCCTTCCTCCCCGCTGAAAGTGCTTTACAACCCGAAGGCCTTCTTCACACACGCGGCATGGCTGCATCAGGCTTGCGCCCATTGTGCAATATTCCCCACTGCTGCCTCCCGTAGGAGTCTGGACCGTGTCTCAGTTCCAGTGTGGCTGGTCATCCTCTCAGACCAGCTAGGGATCGTCGCCTAGGTGAGCCGTTACCCCACCTACTAGCTAATCCCATCTGGGCACATCTGATGGCATGAGGCCCGAAGGTCCCCCACTTTGGTCTTGCGACGTTATGCGGTATTAGCTACCGTTTCCAGTAGTTATCCCCCTCCATCAGGCAGTTTCCCAGACATTACTCACCCGTCCGCCGCTCGTCACCCGAGAGCAAGCTCTCTGTGCTACCGCTCGACTTGCATGTGTTAGGCCTGCCGCCAGCGTTCAATCTGAGCCATGATCAAACTCTTCAATTTAAGTTTGATGCTCGTGAATTAAACTTCGTAATGAATTACGCATGTTCACTCAGAGACTTGGTATTCATTTTTCGTCCGAGGACGTTAAGAATCCATGTCACTTTGAGTGCCCACACAGATTGTCTGATAAATTGTTAAAGAGCAGTTGCGACGCGCTTTAGCGCTCTGTCGCGAGGTGGCGTATATTACGCTTTCCTCTTTCAGAGTCAACCCTGAATTTCAGGATTTTTCTCTTCAACCGAACCGGCTGTTTGTGTGAAGTGATTCACATCCGCCGTGTCGATGGAGGCGCATTATAGGGAGCTCTCCGGGAATGACAAGCGGAAAAATACAATTTTATTTCAACCGCTCATCTTTTAAACGCAACGCTTATTTTTGCTGCTTTTTAATCGCCGCCGGCAGCTCTGCCAGGCTATTTAGCACCCAGTCAGCCGCTTTTTCCGCTTCTTTAGTCAGGGGCTTACCGGTACGCACCAGCACTTTAGTACCGACATCCGCAGCCGCTGCCGCCTGCATATCTTCCAGTTTGTCCCCTACCATATAAGAAGCAGCCATATCGATATGCAGATAATCGCGGGCGGAGATCAACATCCCCGGATGCGGTTTACGACAATCACAGGTCTGACGGTACTCCTCCATCGCACCCTGCGGGTGATGCGGGCAATAATAGATACCGTCCAGGTCGACGCCACGGTCTGCCAGAGACCAGTCCATCCATTCGGTCAGCGTTTCAAACTGGGCTTCGGTAAATTTACCGCGGGCAATACCGGACTGGTTAGTGACCAGCACCAGCGCGTAGCCCATCTCTTTTAGTTCGCGCATCGCGTCAATGACGCCATCGATAAATTCAAAATTGTCGATTTCGTGGACGTAGCCATGATCGACATTAATAGTGCCGTCACGGTCGAGAAAAATTGCGGGTACTGACTTTGCCACCGGTTTGCTCCTGAAAAAGGCTAGTGCCGCTAGTATCGCATGTTTCCGCATGCAAGAAAGTGCTCATTATAAAGAGTCAGATTGATTTAGACGTCTGGATGCCTTAACATCCATTTCATTGCCAGGCATCGCCTGGATACGGCAGAAGAAAATGCCACGGCAAACGGCTAAACGATAATAAATAACTGATGATTAAACTTTCCAATATCACCAAAGTATTCCAGCAGGGGAATCGCAGCATTCAGGCGCTGAATAACGTCAGCCTGCATGTCCCTGCCGGACAGATTTACGGCGTCATCGGTGCCTCCGGCGCTGGTAAAAGTACGTTGATTCGCTGCGTTAACCTGCTGGAGCGCCCGACCGAGGGCAGCGTACAGGTTGACGGTCAGGAGCTGACTGCCCTGTCAGAAAAAGAGCTAACCCGCGCTCGCCGTCAAATTGGCATGATTTTCCAGCATTTTAACCTGTTGGCCTCGCGGACCGTTTTCGGCAACGTGGCATTACCCCTGGAGCTGGATAACACGCCGCAGGCTGAAATCAAACGCCGTGTCACTGAGCTGCTGGATCTTGTCGGCCTGGGTGATAAGCACGACAGCTACCCGGCCAATCTCTCCGGCGGCCAGAAACAGCGCGTCGCTATTGCCCGCGCGCTGGCCAGCAACCCTAAAGTATTGCTGTGCGATGAAGCCACCAGCGCCCTGGACCCGGCCACGACCCGTTCCATTCTCGAACTGCTGAAAGACATTAACCGTCGCCTGGGACTGACCATTCTGCTGATCACCCATGAAATGGATGTGGTGAAGCGCATCTGCGACTGCGTGGCGGTCATTAGCAACGGTCAACTGATCGAGCAGGATACGGTGAGCGAAGTCTTCTCCCATCCGAAGACGCCGCTGGCTCAGCAATTCATTCAGTCCACGCTGCACCTCGACATTCCGGATGACTACCAGGCGCGCCTGAAACCTACCGCCATAGCGGATAGCGTGCCGATGCTGCGCATGGAATTTACCGGCCACTCCGTCGATGCGCCGCTGCTCTCTGAAACCGCGCGTCGCTTCAACGTGAATAACAACATTATCAGCGCGCAGATGGATTATGCCGGCGGGGTGAAGTTCGGCATCATGCTCACCGAAATGCACGGTACACAGGAAGACACTCAGGCGGCCATCGCCTGGCTGCAGGAACATCATGTAAAAGTAGAGGTATTGGGTTATGTCTGAGGCAATGATGTGGCTGCTGTTGCGCGGCGTATGGGAAACGCTGGCAATGACTTTTGTCTCTGGCTTCTTCGGTTTTGTCCTCGGCCTGCCGGTGGGCGTGCTGCTGTACGTGACCCGTCCGGGGCAAATCGTCGCCAATGCCAAACTGTACCGCACGCTGTCAGCACTGGTGAATATTTTCCGCTCCATCCCGTTCATTATCCTGCTGGTCTGGATGATTCCATTTACCCGCGTGATCGTCGGTACTTCTATCGGCCTGCAGGCAGCGATTGTGCCATTAACGGTTGGCGCCGCGCCGTTTATCGCCCGCATGGTGGAGAACGCCCTGCTGGAGATCCCCACCGGCCTTATCGAAGCCTCCCGCGCGATGGGTGCCACACCGCTGCAGATCGTGCGCAAAGTCCTGCTGCCTGAAGCGCTGCCAGGTCTGGTCAACGCCGCCACCATCACGCTCATCACGCTGGTGGGCTACTCCGCCATGGGCGGCGCGGTGGGCGCTGGTGGCCTGGGGCAGATTGGTTATCAGTATGGCTATATCGGCTATAACGCCACCGTGATGAATACCGTACTGGTATTGCTGGTTGTTCTGGTTTATTTAATTCAATTCTCTGGCGATCGCATCGTCCGGGCTGTGACTCACAAATAACGTTATTGGCAGACAACACTCATTCTTACAGGAAGGAAATAACATGGCCTTTAATTTCAAAACCTTTGCGGCAGTTGGCGCGTTAATCGGTTCTCTGGCGCTGGTGGGTTGCGGTCAGGATGAAAAAGATCCGAATCATATTAAAGTCGGCGTTATCGTCGGGGCGGAACAGCAGGTCGCGGAAGTTGCGCAGAAAGTAGCAAAAGAGAAGTATGGCCTTGACGTTGAACTGGTGACCTTCAACGATTACGTGCTGCCAAACGAAGCGCTGAGCAAAGGCGATATCGACGTGAACGCTTTCCAGCATAAACCGTACCTCGATCAACAGATTAAAGACCGCGGCTATAAGCTGGTGGCTGTCGGCAACACCTTCGTCTACCCAATCGCGGGTTATTCGAAGAAAATCAAATCGCTGGACGAACTGCAGCCGGGCTCGCAGATCGCCGTCCCGAACGATCCGACCAACCTCGGTCGTTCCCTGCTGCTGCTGCAGCAGGTGGGGCTGATCAAACTGAAAGACGGCGTGGGCCTGCTGCCGACCTCGCTGGACATCGTCGAGAACCCGAAAAATCTGAAGATTGTTGAGCTGGAAGCGCCACAGCTGCCGCGTTCTCTGGACGATGCGCAGATTGCGCTGGCCGTCATTAATACCACTTACGCCAGCCAGATTGGCCTGACCCCGGCGAAAGACGGCATCTTTGTTGAAGGCAAAGAGTCTCCTTACGTGAACCTGATTGTGGCGCGTGAAGACAATAAAGATGCTGAGAATGTGAAGAAATTCGTTCAGGCTTACCAGAGCGATGAAGTTTACGAAGCAGCGAACAAGATCTTTAACGGCGGTGCCGTGAAAGGCTGGTAATCTTTTCTCACCGTAATATCATTCAGGACGGGCTTCACGCCCGTCTTGTCATTTATGCAAGCACCTGATTCAATAACGCCCTGTTTTTTATTCATTGAGGAAATACTATGCGTGCTTTACCGATCTGTTTGTTAGCACTCATGTTAAGCGGTTGTTCCATGCTAAGCAGATCTCCCGTTGAACCTGCTCAAAGCACTGCAACCCCCCCGGTTAAATCGGAGCCAAGCAAACCACGCGCCACCCGCCCGGCGCCGGTACGTATTTACACCGATGCGTCAGAACTGGTAGGTAAACCGTTCCGCGATCTGGGTGAAGTGTCTGGCGAGTCCTGCCAGGCCTCGAATCAGGATTCTCCGCCGAATATCCCCACCGCGCGCAAGCGCCTGCAGATTAATGCTGCGCGTATGAAAGCCAATGCTGTCCTGCTTCACCGCTGCGAAGTGACCAGCGGTACGCCAGGCTGCTACCGTCAGGCCGTTTGCCTGGGTTCAGCGCTTAACGTCTCGGCGCAATGAGCGCATTTCAGTTCGCGCAGATAGGCGTCATCCGTTCGCCGTATAAAGAGAAGTTTGCCGTTCCTCGCCAGCCAGGCCTGGTGAAACACGGCGGCGGAGAACTTCATCTGGTCGCGCCCTATAACCAGGCCGACGCCGTGCGTGGCCTGGAGAGCTTCAGCCATCTGTGGATCCTGTTTGTGTTTCATCAGACAATGGAAGGCGGTTGGCGTCCGACGGTGCGACCTCCCCGACTGGGCGGCAATGCGCGGATGGGCGTCTTCGCCACCCGTTCAACGTTTCGCCCTAATCCCATCGGCATGTCGCTCGTTGAGCTCAAGGGCATTCGCTGTCAGAAAGATCAGGTAATACTGGAACTCGGCAGCCTCGATCTCGTCGACGGGACGCCGGTGGTTGATATCAAACCGTATCTTCCTTTCGCCGAAGCCCTGCCGGACGCCAGCGCCAGCTATGCGCAGCAGGCGCCGCTGGCGGGTATGAACGTCAGCTTTACGCCGGAAATAGACGCACAGTTACTCACGCTGGAAAAACGCTACCCACATATCAAAGCGTTTATCCGCGAGGTGCTGGCGCAGGATCCGCGTCCGGCCTACCGAAAAGAGGAACAAGCAGGAAAAACGTATGCCGTCTGGCTGCTGGATTTCAACGTCCGCTGGCGGGTGATTGCCTCTGGTTTTGAAGTCTTTGCCCTCGAAGCACGCTAATTTTATTTTCCTCTCTTTTGGCATCTTTGCCACACTGGTAAACTAAACCACTTTTTTGTTTCAGGCTGGGCAACCAGCCTGTTCCGCTCGTTTAACTGGAACCGTTACAACATGCGTACTAGCCAATATCTGCTCTCCACTCTGAAGGAGACACCTGCCGACGCCGAGGTAATCAGCCACCAGCTGATGCTGCGCGCCGGGATGATCCGCAAGCTGGCCTCCGGGTTATATACCTGGCTGCCGACCGGCGTGCGCGTCCTGAAAAAAGTCGAAAACATCGTGCGTGAAGAGATGAACAACGCCGGTGCGATCGAGGTGTTAATGCCGGTCGTTCAGCCTTCTGAACTGTGGCAGGAGAGCGGTCGCTGGGAGCAGTACGGCCCGGAACTACTGCGCATTGCCGATCGCGGCGATCGTCCGTTCGTCCTCGGTCCAACCCACGAAGAGGTTATTACCGATCTGATCCGCAACGAGCTGAACTCCTATAAACAGCTGCCGCTGAACTTCTATCAGATCCAGACCAAATTCCGCGATGAAGTGCGCCCGCGTTTCGGTGTGATGCGCTCCCGTGAATTCCTGATGAAAGATGCCTACTCTTTCCATACTTCGCAGGAATCGCTGCAGGAAACCTACGACGCGATGTATGCCGCTTACAGCAAAATCTTCAGCCGTATGGGGCTGGATTTCCGCGCGGTACAGGCTGACACCGGTTCTATCGGCGGCAGCGCCTCCCATGAATTCCAGGTGCTGGCGCAGAGCGGTGA is a genomic window containing:
- the rcsF gene encoding Rcs stress response system protein RcsF; amino-acid sequence: MRALPICLLALMLSGCSMLSRSPVEPAQSTATPPVKSEPSKPRATRPAPVRIYTDASELVGKPFRDLGEVSGESCQASNQDSPPNIPTARKRLQINAARMKANAVLLHRCEVTSGTPGCYRQAVCLGSALNVSAQ
- a CDS encoding methionine ABC transporter permease MetI, whose protein sequence is MSEAMMWLLLRGVWETLAMTFVSGFFGFVLGLPVGVLLYVTRPGQIVANAKLYRTLSALVNIFRSIPFIILLVWMIPFTRVIVGTSIGLQAAIVPLTVGAAPFIARMVENALLEIPTGLIEASRAMGATPLQIVRKVLLPEALPGLVNAATITLITLVGYSAMGGAVGAGGLGQIGYQYGYIGYNATVMNTVLVLLVVLVYLIQFSGDRIVRAVTHK
- the tsaA gene encoding tRNA (N6-threonylcarbamoyladenosine(37)-N6)-methyltransferase TrmO: MSAFQFAQIGVIRSPYKEKFAVPRQPGLVKHGGGELHLVAPYNQADAVRGLESFSHLWILFVFHQTMEGGWRPTVRPPRLGGNARMGVFATRSTFRPNPIGMSLVELKGIRCQKDQVILELGSLDLVDGTPVVDIKPYLPFAEALPDASASYAQQAPLAGMNVSFTPEIDAQLLTLEKRYPHIKAFIREVLAQDPRPAYRKEEQAGKTYAVWLLDFNVRWRVIASGFEVFALEAR
- the metN gene encoding methionine ABC transporter ATP-binding protein MetN codes for the protein MIKLSNITKVFQQGNRSIQALNNVSLHVPAGQIYGVIGASGAGKSTLIRCVNLLERPTEGSVQVDGQELTALSEKELTRARRQIGMIFQHFNLLASRTVFGNVALPLELDNTPQAEIKRRVTELLDLVGLGDKHDSYPANLSGGQKQRVAIARALASNPKVLLCDEATSALDPATTRSILELLKDINRRLGLTILLITHEMDVVKRICDCVAVISNGQLIEQDTVSEVFSHPKTPLAQQFIQSTLHLDIPDDYQARLKPTAIADSVPMLRMEFTGHSVDAPLLSETARRFNVNNNIISAQMDYAGGVKFGIMLTEMHGTQEDTQAAIAWLQEHHVKVEVLGYV
- the gmhB gene encoding D-glycero-beta-D-manno-heptose 1,7-bisphosphate 7-phosphatase, with the translated sequence MAKSVPAIFLDRDGTINVDHGYVHEIDNFEFIDGVIDAMRELKEMGYALVLVTNQSGIARGKFTEAQFETLTEWMDWSLADRGVDLDGIYYCPHHPQGAMEEYRQTCDCRKPHPGMLISARDYLHIDMAASYMVGDKLEDMQAAAAADVGTKVLVRTGKPLTKEAEKAADWVLNSLAELPAAIKKQQK
- the metQ gene encoding methionine ABC transporter substrate-binding lipoprotein MetQ, whose translation is MAFNFKTFAAVGALIGSLALVGCGQDEKDPNHIKVGVIVGAEQQVAEVAQKVAKEKYGLDVELVTFNDYVLPNEALSKGDIDVNAFQHKPYLDQQIKDRGYKLVAVGNTFVYPIAGYSKKIKSLDELQPGSQIAVPNDPTNLGRSLLLLQQVGLIKLKDGVGLLPTSLDIVENPKNLKIVELEAPQLPRSLDDAQIALAVINTTYASQIGLTPAKDGIFVEGKESPYVNLIVAREDNKDAENVKKFVQAYQSDEVYEAANKIFNGGAVKGW